In the Paramisgurnus dabryanus chromosome 5, PD_genome_1.1, whole genome shotgun sequence genome, one interval contains:
- the LOC135732811 gene encoding asialoglycoprotein receptor 1-like isoform X2, protein MMHLNKNEGSEEILKTEMDYERPRPQKDVPCGRRTGILVLLGTVAMVISMIILFVICGDLVKRVTKVENLHVNKSSDPVTNEKRLSDIERLMNNLNSSLILLTSKQDEDLRRLEERLLNSLNELKAQINTKLSSDKPVSNCKTGWTLYNNSCYQFSSYKLNWMQARDYCEKQGASLLKLDGSDEEWEFVTHTIAEVPHWIGLTEKTTGQWRWTDDTPFTNVKLWHEGQPDDWKHHGKGEGGEDCAHIWRSGKLNDIHCNTKYNFICKTEPESN, encoded by the exons ATGATGCATTTGAATAAAAACGAAGGTTCTGAAGAAATCTTGAAAACGGAGATGGATTATGAACGGCCAAGACCTCAGAAAg ATGTTCCATGTGGCAGGCGGACCGGTATCCTTGtgcttctgggaacggttgccaTGGTGATTTCCATGATCATATTATTTGTCATTT GTGGTGACCTGGTTAAGAGGGTTACTAAGGTGGAGAACTTACATGTAAACAAATCTAGTGATCCAGTGACCAATG AAAAGAGATTGTCTGATATTGAAAGGTTGATGAACAATCTTAACTCATCATTGATCTTACTCACATCCAAACAAGATGAAGATCTGAGAAGACTCG aagagagactCCTAAACAGTCTGAATGAACTGAAAGCTCAGATTAACACCAAATTATCATCAG ATAAACCGGTATCTAACTGTAAAACTGGCTGGACACTGTATAATAACAGCTGTTATCAGTTCTCCAGTTACAAACTCAACTGGATGCAGGCGCGAGATTACTGTGAAAAACAGGGAGCATCGCTACTGAAACTCGACGGGAGTGACGAAGAATGG GAATTTGTGACACATACGATCGCAGAAGTCCCTCACTGGATTGGTCTGACGGAAAAGACCACAGGGCAGTGGAGATGGACTGATGACACTcctttcacaaatgtcaa ACTTTGGCATGAAGGACAGCCGGATGACTGGAAACACCATGGAAAGGGAGAAGGAGGAGAAGACTGTGCCCATATATGGCGGAGTGGGAAGTTAAATGATATTCACTGCAATACAAAATATAACTTCATTTGCAAAACTGAACCTGAAAGTAACTGA
- the LOC135732811 gene encoding asialoglycoprotein receptor 1-like isoform X1 — MMHLNKNEGSEEILKTEMDYERPRPQKDVPCGRRTGILVLLGTVAMVISMIILFVICGDLVKRVTKVENLHVNKSSDPVTNEKRLSDIERLMNNLNSSLILLTSKQDEDLRRLEERLLNSLNELKAQINTKLSSAADKPVSNCKTGWTLYNNSCYQFSSYKLNWMQARDYCEKQGASLLKLDGSDEEWEFVTHTIAEVPHWIGLTEKTTGQWRWTDDTPFTNVKLWHEGQPDDWKHHGKGEGGEDCAHIWRSGKLNDIHCNTKYNFICKTEPESN, encoded by the exons ATGATGCATTTGAATAAAAACGAAGGTTCTGAAGAAATCTTGAAAACGGAGATGGATTATGAACGGCCAAGACCTCAGAAAg ATGTTCCATGTGGCAGGCGGACCGGTATCCTTGtgcttctgggaacggttgccaTGGTGATTTCCATGATCATATTATTTGTCATTT GTGGTGACCTGGTTAAGAGGGTTACTAAGGTGGAGAACTTACATGTAAACAAATCTAGTGATCCAGTGACCAATG AAAAGAGATTGTCTGATATTGAAAGGTTGATGAACAATCTTAACTCATCATTGATCTTACTCACATCCAAACAAGATGAAGATCTGAGAAGACTCG aagagagactCCTAAACAGTCTGAATGAACTGAAAGCTCAGATTAACACCAAATTATCATCAG CTGCAGATAAACCGGTATCTAACTGTAAAACTGGCTGGACACTGTATAATAACAGCTGTTATCAGTTCTCCAGTTACAAACTCAACTGGATGCAGGCGCGAGATTACTGTGAAAAACAGGGAGCATCGCTACTGAAACTCGACGGGAGTGACGAAGAATGG GAATTTGTGACACATACGATCGCAGAAGTCCCTCACTGGATTGGTCTGACGGAAAAGACCACAGGGCAGTGGAGATGGACTGATGACACTcctttcacaaatgtcaa ACTTTGGCATGAAGGACAGCCGGATGACTGGAAACACCATGGAAAGGGAGAAGGAGGAGAAGACTGTGCCCATATATGGCGGAGTGGGAAGTTAAATGATATTCACTGCAATACAAAATATAACTTCATTTGCAAAACTGAACCTGAAAGTAACTGA
- the LOC135732811 gene encoding oxidized low-density lipoprotein receptor 1-like isoform X3 → MMHLNKNEGSEEILKTEMDYERPRPQKDVPCGRRTGILVLLGTVAMVISMIILFVICGDLVKRVTKVENLHVNKSSDPVTNEKRLSDIERLMNNLNSSLILLTSKQDEDLRRLEERLLNSLNELKAQINTKLSSAADKPVSNCKTGWTLYNNSCYQFSSYKLNWMQARDYCEKQGASLLKLDGSDEEWEFVTHTIAEVPHWIGLTEKTTGQWRWTDDTPFTNVK, encoded by the exons ATGATGCATTTGAATAAAAACGAAGGTTCTGAAGAAATCTTGAAAACGGAGATGGATTATGAACGGCCAAGACCTCAGAAAg ATGTTCCATGTGGCAGGCGGACCGGTATCCTTGtgcttctgggaacggttgccaTGGTGATTTCCATGATCATATTATTTGTCATTT GTGGTGACCTGGTTAAGAGGGTTACTAAGGTGGAGAACTTACATGTAAACAAATCTAGTGATCCAGTGACCAATG AAAAGAGATTGTCTGATATTGAAAGGTTGATGAACAATCTTAACTCATCATTGATCTTACTCACATCCAAACAAGATGAAGATCTGAGAAGACTCG aagagagactCCTAAACAGTCTGAATGAACTGAAAGCTCAGATTAACACCAAATTATCATCAG CTGCAGATAAACCGGTATCTAACTGTAAAACTGGCTGGACACTGTATAATAACAGCTGTTATCAGTTCTCCAGTTACAAACTCAACTGGATGCAGGCGCGAGATTACTGTGAAAAACAGGGAGCATCGCTACTGAAACTCGACGGGAGTGACGAAGAATGG GAATTTGTGACACATACGATCGCAGAAGTCCCTCACTGGATTGGTCTGACGGAAAAGACCACAGGGCAGTGGAGATGGACTGATGACACTcctttcacaaatgtcaagtaA
- the LOC135732812 gene encoding asialoglycoprotein receptor 1-like, with protein MMHFNKNEGSEEILKTEMDYERSRAQKDGPCGRRMGILMLLGTVGMVISMAILFVICGDLVKKVTKVENSVSSLNLYLNKSTDPVTNGSPEKRLSDIERLMNNLGSSLSSLTSKQDLRRLDEKLISRLNELKAQINTKSSSDKPVCNCKSGWIQYGSSCYLFSSNTFNWMEARDYCKKQGASLLKLDGSDDEWGFLTGTTGTVPHWIGLTDQTTGQWRWTDDTPYTDKNRWGEGQPDDWKEHGLGEGGEDCGHITYRHTLNDAHCSSKYNCICKV; from the exons ATGATGCATTTTAACAAAAACGAAGGTTCTGAAGAAATTTTGAAAACGGAGATGGATTATGAACGCTCAAGAGCTCAGAAAG ATGGTCCATGTGGCAGGCGGATGGGTATCCTTAtgcttctgggaacggttggcATGGTGATTTCCATGGCAATATTATTTGTCATTT GTGGTGACCTGGTTAAGAAGGTTACTAAGGTGGAGAATTCAGTGTCCAGTCTGAATTTATATTTGAACAAATCCACTGATCCAGTGACCAATG gaAGTCCAGAAAAGAGGTTGTCTGATATTGAAAGGTTGATGAACAATCTTGGATCATCATTGAGTTCACTCACATCCAAACAAGATCTGAGAAGACTCG ATGAGAAACTCATAAGCAGACTGAATGAACTGAAAGCCCAGATTAACACCAAATCATCTTCAG ATAAACCGGTATGTAACTGTAAATCTGGCTGGATCCAGTATGGAAGCAGCTGTTATCTGTTCTCCAGTAACACATTCAACTGGATGGAGGCACGAGATTACTGTAAAAAACAGGGAGCATCGCTACTGAAACTCGATGGGAGCGACGACGAATGG GGATTTTTGACAGGTACAACCGGAACAGTCCCTCACTGGATTGGTCTGACGGATCAGACCACAGGGCAGTGGAGATGGACAGACGACACTCCTTACACGGATAAAAA TCGTTGGGGTGAAGGACAGCCGGATGACTGGAAAGAACACGGACTGGGAGAGGGGGGAGAAGACTGTGGCCATATAACGTATAGGCATACATTAAATGATGCCCACTGCTCTTCAAAATATAACTGCATTTGCAAAGTGTAA